The following are encoded in a window of Nibricoccus aquaticus genomic DNA:
- the fabG gene encoding 3-oxoacyl-[acyl-carrier-protein] reductase, producing MTFNNRTAIVTGAGRGIGKAIAELLAQNGVNVICVSKSPDSCGAVAAAIVAAGGKAKAVPVDVADSAAIAKASEALIEEFGKIDILVNNAGITRDGLIARMSEDDWNAVIQTNLSSSFHWTKGIGWPMCRARYGRIVNIASVVGIMGNAGQANYAAAKGGMIAMTKSIAREFAKRNVTANVVAPGFIKTDMTAVLSEDVQKGAAATIPMQRFGEAADIANAVAFLCSDEASYITGQVFAVDGGMSM from the coding sequence ATGACCTTCAATAATCGTACTGCTATTGTTACCGGCGCCGGACGCGGCATCGGCAAAGCCATCGCTGAACTGCTCGCCCAAAATGGCGTCAACGTCATCTGCGTTTCCAAATCACCCGACAGTTGCGGCGCGGTGGCGGCGGCGATTGTCGCGGCGGGCGGCAAAGCCAAGGCGGTGCCGGTCGATGTCGCAGACAGCGCGGCAATCGCGAAGGCGTCGGAAGCGTTGATCGAGGAATTCGGCAAGATCGACATCCTCGTGAACAACGCAGGCATCACGCGTGACGGCCTGATCGCACGTATGTCGGAAGATGACTGGAACGCGGTTATCCAGACGAACCTCTCCAGTTCGTTTCACTGGACGAAGGGCATCGGCTGGCCGATGTGCCGCGCGCGCTACGGGCGCATTGTGAATATCGCTTCCGTGGTCGGCATCATGGGCAACGCCGGGCAGGCCAACTATGCGGCGGCCAAGGGCGGGATGATCGCGATGACGAAGTCTATCGCCCGGGAATTTGCTAAACGGAATGTGACCGCCAACGTGGTGGCACCTGGATTTATCAAAACCGATATGACCGCCGTGCTCAGCGAAGATGTTCAGAAAGGCGCAGCTGCCACGATCCCGATGCAACGCTTCGGCGAAGCGGCGGATATCGCGAACGCCGTTGCTTTCCTTTGCAGCGACGAGGCTAGCTACATCACTGGACAAGTTTTTGCCGTTGACGGCGGTATGTCGATGTGA
- the acpP gene encoding acyl carrier protein, whose translation MADQKTIEQRVKEIIVNQLNVNEEQITPQASFLDDLGADSLDTVELIMAFEEEFKDEIKGEIPESDAEKLQTVGQVIDYIKGKAGAA comes from the coding sequence ATGGCCGACCAAAAAACCATCGAACAGCGCGTTAAAGAGATCATCGTTAACCAGCTTAACGTTAATGAAGAGCAGATCACTCCGCAGGCTTCATTCCTCGACGATCTCGGCGCTGACTCTCTCGACACTGTCGAGCTGATCATGGCGTTCGAAGAAGAGTTCAAGGATGAGATCAAGGGCGAGATCCCTGAGTCCGATGCCGAGAAGCTTCAGACCGTCGGTCAGGTGATCGACTACATCAAAGGCAAAGCAGGCGCTGCTTAA
- the fabF gene encoding beta-ketoacyl-ACP synthase II, giving the protein MESHLPASQRVVVTGLGVVASLGHDVDTFWKNVLAGQCGIDRVALFDPTNFACQIGAEVRDWSAEQHMDPKEARRNDRYTQFGFVAAKQAFKDSAIDMAAEDSDRVGVLIGSGIGGMQTYETQLKKLFEGGPRKVSPFTIPSLIVNMCSGLFAIEIGARGPNFGIVSACATATHAIGEAMHMIKRGDADVMIAGGAEAAITPFAYASFCSMKAMSTRNDDPKHSSRPFDLGRDGFVMGEGAGVLVLESLEHAQKRGARIYCEVTGYAATCDAFHITQPDPEGKGLSMAMKRALAASKIAPESVDYINAHGTSTPYNDKFETLAIKKVFGEYARKVAISSTKSMTGHLLGAAGGIESVISVKTIQTREIAPTINLSEPDPECDLDYVPNVKRSANVKTVLSNNLGFGGQNAAVVFRAL; this is encoded by the coding sequence ATGGAATCCCACCTGCCTGCCTCCCAACGTGTCGTGGTCACCGGTCTCGGCGTCGTCGCCTCGCTCGGTCATGACGTGGATACCTTTTGGAAAAACGTGCTCGCCGGTCAGTGCGGCATTGATCGCGTGGCGTTATTTGACCCCACCAACTTTGCCTGCCAGATCGGTGCCGAGGTGCGTGACTGGAGCGCGGAGCAGCACATGGACCCGAAGGAAGCGCGGCGTAACGACCGCTACACACAGTTCGGTTTCGTGGCAGCGAAGCAGGCGTTCAAGGATTCGGCCATCGATATGGCGGCTGAAGATTCTGATCGTGTCGGCGTGCTGATCGGCTCCGGCATCGGCGGTATGCAAACTTACGAGACGCAGTTGAAGAAGCTCTTTGAGGGCGGTCCGCGTAAAGTTTCCCCGTTCACGATTCCGTCGCTGATCGTCAATATGTGCTCCGGGCTTTTCGCCATCGAGATCGGTGCGCGCGGGCCGAACTTCGGCATCGTTTCCGCCTGTGCGACGGCTACACACGCCATCGGTGAAGCGATGCACATGATCAAGCGCGGCGATGCTGATGTGATGATTGCAGGCGGTGCGGAAGCGGCGATCACGCCGTTTGCCTACGCGAGCTTCTGCTCGATGAAGGCGATGAGCACGCGCAACGACGACCCGAAGCACTCCAGCCGGCCGTTCGATCTCGGGCGCGATGGATTTGTGATGGGCGAGGGTGCGGGCGTTTTGGTTTTGGAGTCACTTGAGCACGCGCAGAAACGCGGAGCGCGCATTTACTGCGAGGTCACTGGCTACGCGGCGACGTGTGATGCGTTTCACATCACGCAGCCTGATCCCGAGGGCAAAGGGCTCTCGATGGCGATGAAGCGCGCGCTGGCGGCTTCGAAGATCGCGCCGGAGTCGGTCGATTACATCAACGCGCACGGCACCTCGACGCCGTACAACGACAAGTTCGAGACGCTCGCGATCAAGAAGGTGTTTGGAGAGTACGCGCGCAAAGTCGCGATCAGTTCCACCAAGTCGATGACCGGGCACTTGCTCGGCGCGGCGGGCGGCATCGAGTCGGTGATCAGCGTGAAGACGATCCAGACGCGTGAAATCGCGCCAACGATCAATCTCTCGGAGCCTGATCCGGAGTGCGATCTCGACTACGTGCCGAATGTGAAGCGCAGCGCCAACGTGAAGACGGTGCTGAGTAATAATCTCGGTTTCGGCGGGCAGAACGCTGCGGTGGTTTTCCGGGCGCTTTGA
- a CDS encoding response regulator — MTRANKRRILVVEDDPLVSQVIAQTLLRLGYEVVAVVDNGDDAVSQAFALAPDLVLMDIGLRGSIDGAEAAKRIRESVGRPVVFLTGQSEAAVLKRAKEAEPYGYVLKPFAQEQLQVTIELALSRHQLETERAALRPAREAADARLRELRGLLPICAGCKKINEDDGRWTKLEEYFNKHAGIEFTHGFCPECENRLYGTHSRTPIRPK; from the coding sequence ATGACCAGGGCCAACAAACGCCGCATCCTGGTTGTTGAAGACGATCCGTTGGTTTCGCAGGTGATCGCACAGACGTTGCTGCGGCTGGGCTACGAAGTCGTGGCGGTGGTTGATAACGGTGACGATGCGGTGAGCCAGGCATTCGCGCTAGCGCCGGATCTCGTGCTGATGGACATCGGGCTGCGCGGATCGATCGATGGCGCGGAAGCGGCGAAGCGGATTCGGGAGAGCGTTGGACGTCCGGTGGTCTTTCTCACGGGCCAGTCAGAAGCGGCCGTGTTGAAGCGCGCGAAGGAGGCGGAGCCGTATGGGTATGTGTTGAAACCTTTCGCGCAAGAACAGCTGCAGGTGACCATCGAGCTGGCACTGAGCCGTCATCAACTGGAGACGGAGCGCGCGGCGCTACGGCCGGCGCGCGAGGCTGCGGATGCGCGGCTGCGCGAGTTGCGCGGGCTGCTGCCGATCTGCGCGGGCTGCAAAAAAATCAACGAGGACGACGGACGTTGGACGAAGCTGGAGGAATATTTCAACAAGCATGCGGGGATCGAGTTCACGCACGGGTTTTGTCCGGAGTGCGAGAACCGGCTGTATGGAACGCATTCGCGCACACCGATCCGGCCTAAGTGA
- a CDS encoding DUF5069 domain-containing protein, with protein MKHYDFAKTFRAIYDNAVAQYAKGARDTATLLSAEEKAFLSANGITAQHLYDYAEDHNNYSGEPGPENALGIELIRRDYFLNVQAGKPSSTLLDESKLPAKTDSVRGIEWLPRIIPKVKAKLRGELPASLMYGCGGDRKFLKAHDILPAELLALVWRHLDNDAAIIDWVVQRSAAK; from the coding sequence ATGAAACACTACGACTTCGCCAAAACTTTCCGCGCCATTTACGACAACGCCGTCGCCCAATACGCCAAAGGCGCCCGCGACACCGCCACGCTCCTCTCAGCTGAGGAAAAAGCATTTCTCTCCGCCAACGGCATCACCGCCCAGCACCTCTACGACTATGCAGAGGACCACAACAATTACTCCGGCGAGCCCGGTCCGGAAAACGCCCTCGGCATCGAGCTCATCCGCCGCGACTACTTCCTCAACGTCCAGGCCGGCAAACCCTCCTCCACCCTTCTCGACGAATCAAAACTCCCCGCGAAAACTGACTCCGTCCGCGGCATCGAATGGCTCCCGCGCATTATCCCCAAAGTGAAAGCCAAGCTCCGCGGCGAACTCCCCGCCTCGCTCATGTATGGCTGCGGCGGAGACCGCAAATTCCTCAAAGCCCATGACATCCTCCCCGCCGAGTTGCTAGCGCTCGTCTGGCGCCATCTCGACAACGACGCCGCCATTATCGACTGGGTAGTCCAACGCAGCGCCGCTAAATAA
- a CDS encoding ribonuclease R family protein has protein sequence MKLREAILAALARPDYRPTDETGLTRFLGLQKKEKKFLIHEVRLLLAKGQLQRFRGDNLIIAKGGDAGENLRGRMMFRAGGSAIFIPDVETVGKGVDAIQISSDDTGVALHGDRVEVQVNAALQRRRDGRGTEQTGRVLRVIERARTEVVGHLQKIRGQFYITPDDPRLIHDIYVPDPALGTVKPTPAPGDKVVVKLGEWKQRGQKLEGVIIERLGKTFEPRAELAGIYRKYNLDTQFPAEVEREVAGIPSTVQPKELTGRHDYRDTPTFTIDPDDAKDFDDALSIEHLDGGDIRIGIHIADVSAYVKPGTALDREAQKRGNSTYLVGTVVPMLPEKLSNGLCSLVEAQDRLCKAVFLTFDKKQRLKETNYGNTVIRSLKRLTYKQAYAFLFTDDIAKIRALPLPPKHQTGSTGRALSDLTDTELTNLQTWIRELWSIAKRLRSDRMTNGSLDLDMPETKVFVDAEGYADRLEKIEHDESHQLIEEFMLAANEAVARVTKQYKLPSIYRVHDEPDAEKLDELRQFLHTFDIDSGDLTKREGIIRLLQTLEKHPQGYTLRTQLLRSLKKAAYRASPDGHYGLAKKDYTHFTSPIRRYSDLVVHRVFDHYLVKHAGQPAIGGARPALTLGQMESIGEHLSLTEVNSAEAERESVKIKLLEFFERELAKDVKTKFDAVITDVRGNGLFVELTESMTFGYISAGSLTDDYYQLNSDGSALVGRKTKRSLELSGHITVVVEKVDRFKRLIDFRLVPETSPAAAAKNAKRPVFSPTKTPARNQPPTDLRRKKGGKPGHKKRR, from the coding sequence ATGAAACTCCGCGAAGCCATCCTCGCCGCCCTTGCCCGCCCCGACTACCGCCCCACCGACGAAACCGGCCTCACCCGCTTCCTCGGCCTCCAGAAGAAGGAAAAAAAGTTTTTAATCCACGAGGTCCGCCTCCTCCTCGCCAAAGGCCAGCTCCAGCGCTTCCGCGGCGACAACCTCATCATCGCCAAAGGCGGCGACGCCGGCGAAAACCTTCGTGGCCGCATGATGTTTCGCGCCGGCGGCTCCGCCATTTTCATCCCCGATGTCGAGACCGTCGGCAAAGGCGTCGATGCCATTCAAATCTCCTCCGACGACACCGGCGTCGCCCTTCACGGCGACCGCGTCGAAGTCCAGGTCAACGCCGCCCTCCAGCGCCGTCGCGACGGTCGCGGCACCGAGCAAACCGGCCGCGTCCTCCGCGTCATCGAACGCGCCCGCACCGAAGTCGTCGGTCACCTCCAGAAAATCCGCGGCCAGTTCTACATCACGCCCGACGATCCCCGCCTCATTCACGATATCTACGTTCCCGACCCTGCCCTCGGCACCGTGAAACCCACACCCGCTCCTGGAGACAAGGTCGTCGTCAAACTCGGCGAGTGGAAACAACGCGGCCAGAAACTCGAAGGCGTCATCATCGAGCGCCTCGGCAAAACCTTCGAGCCCCGCGCTGAACTCGCCGGCATCTACCGCAAGTACAACCTCGACACCCAATTCCCCGCCGAGGTCGAACGCGAGGTCGCCGGCATACCCTCAACAGTTCAGCCGAAGGAGCTCACCGGCCGTCACGACTATCGCGATACGCCGACCTTCACCATCGATCCCGACGACGCCAAGGACTTCGACGACGCGCTCTCCATCGAGCACCTCGACGGCGGCGACATCCGCATCGGCATCCACATCGCCGACGTCAGCGCCTACGTGAAACCCGGCACCGCCCTCGACCGCGAGGCCCAGAAGCGCGGCAACTCCACCTACCTCGTCGGCACCGTCGTCCCGATGCTGCCCGAAAAACTCTCCAACGGTCTCTGCTCCCTCGTCGAAGCCCAGGACCGCCTCTGCAAAGCCGTCTTCCTCACCTTCGATAAAAAGCAGCGTCTCAAGGAAACCAACTACGGCAACACCGTCATCCGCTCGCTCAAACGCCTCACCTACAAACAGGCCTACGCGTTTCTCTTCACCGACGACATCGCCAAAATCCGCGCCCTCCCGCTCCCGCCCAAACACCAGACCGGCTCCACCGGCCGCGCGCTCAGCGATCTCACCGACACCGAACTCACCAATCTCCAGACGTGGATTCGCGAGCTCTGGTCCATCGCCAAACGTCTCCGCTCAGACCGCATGACCAACGGCTCGCTAGATCTCGACATGCCCGAGACCAAGGTCTTCGTGGACGCCGAGGGCTACGCCGACCGCCTAGAAAAGATCGAGCACGACGAGAGCCATCAGCTCATCGAGGAGTTCATGCTCGCCGCCAACGAGGCCGTCGCCCGCGTTACGAAACAGTACAAACTCCCGTCCATCTACCGCGTCCACGACGAGCCGGACGCCGAGAAACTCGATGAACTCCGGCAGTTCCTCCACACCTTCGACATCGATTCCGGCGACCTTACCAAACGCGAAGGAATCATCCGCCTCCTCCAGACTCTGGAGAAACACCCGCAAGGCTACACGCTCCGCACCCAGCTCCTGCGCAGCTTGAAAAAAGCCGCCTATCGCGCGTCACCCGACGGCCACTACGGCCTCGCCAAGAAAGATTACACCCACTTCACCTCGCCCATCCGCCGCTACAGCGACCTCGTCGTCCACCGCGTCTTCGATCACTACCTCGTCAAACACGCCGGCCAGCCCGCCATCGGCGGAGCCAGACCCGCGCTCACCCTCGGCCAGATGGAATCCATCGGCGAGCACCTCAGTCTCACGGAAGTGAACAGCGCCGAAGCCGAGCGCGAGAGCGTGAAGATCAAGCTCCTCGAATTCTTCGAGCGCGAGTTGGCCAAAGACGTGAAGACCAAGTTCGACGCCGTCATTACCGACGTTCGCGGCAACGGCCTCTTCGTCGAGCTCACAGAGTCCATGACCTTCGGCTACATCTCCGCCGGCTCGCTCACCGACGATTACTATCAACTCAACTCCGATGGCTCCGCTCTCGTCGGCCGTAAGACCAAGCGCAGCCTCGAACTCAGCGGCCACATCACCGTCGTCGTCGAAAAAGTGGACCGCTTCAAACGCCTCATCGATTTCCGCCTCGTCCCCGAAACTTCGCCCGCCGCCGCCGCCAAAAACGCCAAGCGCCCCGTCTTCTCACCAACCAAAACCCCCGCCCGCAACCAGCCGCCCACCGATCTCCGCCGCAAAAAAGGCGGCAAACCAGGACACAAGAAGCGCCGCTAA
- the glgA gene encoding glycogen synthase GlgA, with translation MKIVHVASELFPYVKTGGLADAVGSLCATLAGHGHDVSVFIPGYRAVVDHRDAANAEKVMPLKIEMGDTFMSGDVRMFSPRTNLKIYLICREEFFDRKSPYGNGERDYEDNHHRYIFFCKAVAETLRLTNMRADIVHAHDWQAALMPLFLRYAERRHGVTLTLKTIFTIHNIAFQGVFPMRSFYRTNLPEELMGIDGVEFYGQMSFMKAGILFSDRVTTVSPRYSREIQTPEFGCGLDGVVGTRAEDIVGLINGIDTAVWNPVSDEHLPARYSAGNLAGKAVCRAELLKKMKLEPAAANVPVFGMVCRLAEQKGVQLVLANREFFLKRDCRLVILGAGDRKLEQAVRELAAGAPGKIALAQKLDEALSHLVEAGSDFFVMPSLFEPCGLNQMYSQAYGTVPLVSSVGGLVDTVTDFNASPDEGTGISFDPTAEGLGWGLKRAAALFQDKVTYSAVQARGMARDFSWQKAALAYEQLYESAL, from the coding sequence ATGAAAATCGTCCACGTGGCCAGCGAGCTTTTCCCATACGTCAAAACCGGCGGGCTGGCGGATGCGGTGGGCTCGCTGTGCGCGACGCTGGCGGGGCACGGGCATGACGTTTCGGTGTTCATTCCGGGCTATCGGGCGGTGGTGGATCATCGCGATGCCGCTAATGCGGAGAAGGTGATGCCGCTGAAGATCGAGATGGGCGACACGTTCATGAGCGGGGATGTGCGGATGTTTTCACCGCGGACGAATCTCAAAATTTATCTGATCTGCCGTGAGGAATTTTTTGATCGCAAGTCGCCGTACGGAAACGGGGAGCGTGATTATGAAGACAATCACCACCGCTATATTTTTTTCTGCAAGGCCGTGGCCGAGACGCTGCGGCTGACGAATATGCGGGCGGACATTGTTCACGCGCATGACTGGCAGGCGGCGTTGATGCCGTTGTTTCTGCGCTACGCGGAGCGGCGTCACGGGGTGACGCTCACGCTCAAGACAATCTTCACGATTCATAATATCGCGTTCCAAGGTGTGTTTCCGATGCGGTCGTTTTATCGGACGAACCTGCCGGAGGAACTCATGGGCATCGATGGCGTGGAGTTTTACGGGCAGATGAGTTTCATGAAGGCGGGCATTTTGTTCTCGGACCGCGTGACGACGGTGAGTCCGCGTTATTCGCGGGAGATCCAGACGCCGGAGTTTGGCTGCGGGCTGGACGGTGTTGTCGGGACGCGAGCCGAGGACATCGTGGGGTTGATCAATGGGATCGACACGGCGGTGTGGAATCCGGTGAGCGACGAGCATCTGCCGGCGCGTTACTCGGCGGGCAATCTGGCGGGTAAGGCAGTGTGTCGCGCGGAGCTTTTGAAGAAGATGAAGCTGGAGCCGGCGGCGGCGAATGTGCCGGTTTTCGGGATGGTGTGCCGGCTGGCGGAGCAGAAGGGCGTGCAGCTGGTGCTGGCGAACCGGGAGTTTTTCCTGAAGCGGGATTGCCGACTGGTGATTCTTGGCGCGGGAGATCGCAAGCTGGAGCAGGCGGTGCGGGAGCTGGCGGCGGGGGCACCGGGGAAAATCGCGCTCGCGCAGAAGCTGGACGAGGCGCTGAGCCATCTGGTGGAGGCGGGGAGCGACTTTTTCGTGATGCCGTCGCTGTTCGAGCCGTGCGGGCTGAACCAGATGTATTCACAAGCTTATGGCACGGTGCCGCTGGTGAGCAGCGTGGGCGGGCTGGTGGACACGGTGACGGATTTCAACGCGTCACCGGATGAAGGCACGGGGATCAGTTTCGATCCGACGGCCGAGGGACTTGGCTGGGGATTGAAGCGGGCAGCGGCGCTTTTCCAGGACAAGGTGACTTACTCGGCAGTGCAGGCGCGCGGGATGGCGCGGGACTTTAGCTGGCAGAAGGCGGCGCTGGCGTACGAGCAGTTGTACGAGAGCGCGCTGTGA
- a CDS encoding AI-2E family transporter, producing MPDTAKTDSEPLLSPPQRRILGFSISFFCLVASIALIVLIGIVLGRLIGFFSNVLWPLAVAGIMALILRPVVDRLEHKFRGRRLAAVIVLFCVFTLTVAGIGFAIIPQLAGQILDFFTNFPATWERMVAYAKINYPAWNATVERLLEQPMIAGIVESLREQAGKVPAAMLPSLKAVGGGFFAMLSFFTHAIVIPIYLFFFLLSRGEPTHKLPENLTFLPDNARTDIVFLLREFIGIVVSFFRGQLVIGLIMGALLSVGFSIIGLQYGLVLGLILGILNIVPYLGTIVGLVLTIPLAFLQPEGGPQLAGLVLVVYVIVQNIEGWFLTPKIMGDRTGLHPVIIIVAIFFWGTALDGVLGMVLAIPLTAFFVTAWLLLKKKYFAPIPRATIATPSVARK from the coding sequence ATGCCCGACACCGCCAAAACCGACTCCGAACCCCTCCTAAGCCCGCCCCAACGCCGCATCCTCGGATTCTCCATCAGCTTCTTCTGCCTCGTCGCTTCCATCGCGCTCATCGTCCTCATCGGCATCGTGCTCGGTCGCCTCATCGGCTTTTTCTCCAACGTCCTCTGGCCGCTCGCCGTCGCCGGCATCATGGCCCTCATCCTGCGCCCCGTCGTTGACCGCCTCGAACATAAATTCCGGGGACGCCGCCTCGCCGCGGTGATCGTCCTCTTCTGCGTGTTCACGCTCACCGTTGCGGGCATCGGTTTCGCCATCATCCCCCAGCTCGCCGGACAGATCCTCGACTTCTTCACCAACTTCCCCGCCACCTGGGAACGCATGGTCGCGTACGCGAAGATCAACTACCCCGCCTGGAACGCCACCGTCGAGCGCCTCCTCGAACAACCCATGATCGCCGGCATCGTCGAAAGCCTCCGCGAACAGGCCGGCAAAGTCCCCGCCGCCATGCTCCCTTCGCTCAAGGCCGTCGGCGGCGGTTTCTTCGCCATGCTCAGCTTCTTCACGCACGCCATCGTCATCCCCATCTACCTATTCTTCTTCCTGCTCTCACGCGGCGAACCCACCCATAAGCTGCCGGAAAACCTGACCTTCCTCCCTGATAACGCCCGGACCGACATCGTCTTCCTCCTCCGCGAATTCATCGGCATCGTCGTCTCATTTTTCCGCGGCCAGCTCGTCATCGGCCTCATCATGGGAGCGCTCCTTTCGGTAGGCTTCTCGATCATCGGCCTCCAATACGGCCTCGTGCTCGGCCTCATCCTCGGCATTCTCAATATCGTTCCTTACTTGGGCACGATCGTCGGCCTTGTCCTCACCATCCCGCTCGCATTTCTCCAGCCCGAAGGCGGCCCGCAACTCGCCGGCCTCGTGCTCGTCGTTTACGTCATCGTTCAAAACATCGAAGGCTGGTTCCTCACTCCCAAAATCATGGGCGACCGCACTGGCCTTCACCCGGTCATTATCATCGTCGCCATTTTCTTCTGGGGCACCGCGCTCGACGGCGTCCTCGGCATGGTCCTCGCCATCCCCCTGACTGCCTTCTTCGTGACTGCCTGGCTCCTCTTGAAGAAAAAATACTTCGCCCCTATCCCCCGCGCCACCATCGCCACCCCCTCGGTCGCGCGAAAGTAA
- a CDS encoding efflux RND transporter permease subunit, with protein MKTNLITGFVENLVFRFRGLVIAAFVLLTAWWALCAARTHVDASFTKQLPLEHPYIKVFTQYQDQFGGANRVLIAVMAKNGDMFTPEFFNTLKSATDEVFFLPGVDRGQVQSLFTPNVRYLEVVEDGFSGGPVIPSNFQPTPEAFSAVRENIIKSGKVGQLVANDFSGALISARLMEIDPATGEKIDYLRTAERLETNLREKFTSPSVSVHIIGFARIMGDVSAGARGVLVFFAASFLITGLLVWGFSHSLKLTLAPLLTSLVAVVWQMGALNILGYGIDPMSILVPFLVFAIAISHGLQMVRAFRTEVFEGNDSVTAARSAFRQLLIPGGVALLTDTVGFLTMLVIKIETIRELAITASLGVAAIIVTNLFLLPLLLSYQKLPAPYRAKIAARRKKTDAFWKHFCVIMEPGPSIVILIVSGLLAFFAFHQSQKVRIGDLHAGVPELRQDSRYNLDSALITKKFSIGVDVLTVIVESVPNGCVDHEVVSLIDQFEGRLRSVPGVQSVVSIASVARLLNAGWNEGSLKWRVLPRNPQALAQAVAPIETSTGLLNADGSVMPVFIFLADHKAETLDAVADAVKVFREANPSPKARFQLASGNAGVMAATNEVVAAAQFPILLWVFGAVIVLCLLTFRSVAATLCIVAPLALVSWLAYVVMVWLEIGLKTSTLPIIALGVGIGVDYGIYLFARLQATLRNGEYFEDAMLAAFIQTGSSIVFTGLALAIGTGMWVFSDLKFQADMGLLLTFMFLVNMLAAIVILPAMARWFFHHHTRRRPILPL; from the coding sequence GTGAAGACCAACCTCATCACCGGCTTCGTCGAAAATCTCGTCTTCCGTTTTCGCGGCCTCGTCATCGCCGCCTTCGTCCTCCTCACCGCCTGGTGGGCCCTCTGCGCCGCGCGCACCCACGTCGATGCCAGCTTCACCAAACAGCTCCCGCTCGAACATCCCTACATCAAGGTTTTCACCCAATACCAGGACCAGTTCGGCGGCGCCAACCGCGTGCTCATCGCCGTCATGGCGAAAAACGGCGACATGTTTACGCCGGAGTTTTTTAACACCCTCAAGTCCGCCACCGACGAAGTTTTTTTCCTCCCCGGCGTAGATCGCGGCCAGGTCCAGTCCCTCTTCACACCCAACGTCCGCTACCTCGAAGTCGTCGAAGACGGCTTCTCCGGCGGCCCCGTCATCCCCTCCAATTTCCAGCCCACACCCGAAGCCTTCTCCGCCGTCCGCGAAAACATCATCAAGTCCGGCAAAGTCGGCCAGCTCGTCGCCAATGATTTCTCCGGCGCCCTCATCAGCGCGCGCCTCATGGAGATCGACCCCGCCACTGGCGAAAAAATCGACTACCTGCGCACCGCCGAACGCCTCGAAACCAACCTCCGCGAAAAATTCACCAGCCCCTCCGTCAGCGTCCACATCATCGGCTTCGCCCGCATCATGGGCGACGTCAGCGCCGGCGCCCGCGGCGTCCTCGTCTTCTTCGCTGCCTCATTCCTCATCACCGGCCTGCTCGTCTGGGGCTTCTCCCACTCGCTCAAACTCACCCTCGCTCCACTCCTCACCTCGCTCGTCGCGGTCGTCTGGCAGATGGGCGCGCTCAATATCCTCGGCTACGGCATCGACCCCATGTCGATTCTCGTCCCCTTCCTCGTCTTCGCCATCGCCATCAGCCACGGCCTCCAGATGGTCCGCGCCTTCCGCACCGAAGTCTTCGAGGGCAACGACAGCGTCACCGCCGCCCGCAGCGCCTTCCGCCAGCTCCTCATCCCCGGCGGCGTCGCCCTCCTCACCGATACCGTCGGCTTCCTCACCATGCTGGTCATCAAGATCGAGACCATCCGCGAGCTCGCCATCACCGCCTCCCTCGGTGTCGCCGCCATCATCGTCACCAACCTCTTCCTCCTCCCCCTCCTCCTCTCGTATCAAAAACTCCCCGCCCCCTACCGCGCCAAAATCGCCGCCCGTCGCAAAAAGACCGACGCGTTCTGGAAACATTTCTGCGTCATCATGGAGCCCGGCCCCTCCATCGTCATCCTCATCGTCAGCGGCCTCCTCGCCTTCTTCGCCTTCCACCAATCCCAAAAAGTCCGTATCGGCGACCTGCACGCCGGCGTCCCCGAACTCCGCCAGGACTCCCGCTACAACCTCGACAGCGCCCTCATCACCAAAAAATTCAGCATCGGCGTCGACGTCCTCACCGTCATCGTCGAATCCGTCCCCAACGGCTGCGTCGACCACGAGGTTGTCAGCCTCATCGACCAGTTCGAAGGCCGCCTCCGCTCCGTCCCCGGCGTCCAATCCGTCGTCAGCATCGCCTCCGTCGCCCGCCTGCTCAACGCCGGCTGGAACGAGGGCTCCCTCAAATGGCGCGTCCTCCCCCGCAACCCCCAGGCCCTCGCCCAGGCCGTCGCCCCCATCGAAACCTCCACCGGCCTCCTCAATGCCGACGGCTCCGTCATGCCCGTCTTCATCTTCCTCGCCGACCACAAAGCCGAGACCCTCGATGCCGTCGCCGACGCCGTGAAAGTTTTCCGCGAGGCCAATCCGTCCCCCAAAGCCCGCTTCCAACTCGCCAGCGGCAACGCCGGCGTCATGGCCGCCACCAACGAAGTCGTCGCCGCCGCCCAGTTTCCCATCCTCCTCTGGGTTTTCGGCGCCGTCATCGTCCTCTGCCTGCTCACCTTCCGATCCGTCGCCGCCACCCTCTGCATCGTCGCCCCGCTCGCCCTCGTCTCCTGGCTCGCCTACGTCGTCATGGTCTGGCTCGAGATCGGCCTCAAGACCTCGACCCTCCCCATCATCGCCCTCGGCGTCGGCATCGGCGTCGATTACGGCATCTACCTTTTCGCCCGCCTCCAGGCCACCCTCCGCAACGGCGAATACTTCGAAGACGCCATGCTCGCCGCATTCATCCAGACCGGCAGCTCCATCGTCTTCACCGGCCTCGCCCTCGCCATCGGCACCGGCATGTGGGTCTTCTCCGACCTCAAATTCCAAGCCGATATGGGCCTGCTCCTCACCTTCATGTTTCTGGTCAACATGCTCGCCGCCATCGTCATTCTGCCCGCGATGGCCCGCTGGTTCTTCCACCACCACACCCGCCGCCGCCCGATTCTTCCGCTGTAA